In Rutidosis leptorrhynchoides isolate AG116_Rl617_1_P2 chromosome 6, CSIRO_AGI_Rlap_v1, whole genome shotgun sequence, the DNA window CGAAACTAGAAAATACTGTGTAggttataactataactataactatattagCTTTAAAAAAGCATACTAAAACAAAATGTTACCACAGTAATCCACTTTAAATGTGCATTAGGTGCTTGTATTGTACAAGTGCCTACTGCACAATTTGTAGTGGAtctatcagttttttttttttttttgtgtgtgtgtggatACATCACCATCTTTTAAAAAAATGACTCTCTGGTAAACATACATTTCAAAGAGCTTATCCTTTGACTCCTTTAAAATGCAGTTGTTAGGGAAGCCATTAACTTTAGCATTTAGTGAAAGAAATACAGATAAAAGTGAAACCGAAAGTGAGAACGCTTCTAATGAACAACCTACTGAACCGTGGTGACGGAAATAATTAAAATGTACAAATTAGATAAAGATCAAACCTTTGTATTAATGATAAATCAGAATTACACCTAGATAAAACCAACAGGAACTTCTTTTCTATTTTTACCAAAACTTCAATTTGATACCGTTATAATCTGCAAATGCAGCAGCAGCACATATGATAAAACCATACGCTATCAAGATTAATACTGCTGTTAGCGGCGGCACAGATAGGGTATCCATCGACAAGTTCACCAACCCAGTCAGCAAATTAGCCTGCGAAAGTTAAACATTGAAACGTTACCAAATTGTTTGTTCCTTTAATGACCAACTTCGAATTTCAAATACGTAAAGCCCAAAAAGGGTTTTGTTTCTCACCAGAATGAAATACGCGAGCAAGTTACGGTTGATTGCTTGTTCCAATAGTGATACTTTACGACCAGGGATATAATCCGAGAGCATCATTATTGCCAGCACCTGTCAATTTAATGGCTTCTTAGATAGGAAGCTTAAGCCAACCTAATTGCTACTAGCATTTATTTATATAAACAGATACGATAATTACCTCCAAATTCGTGGCCAATACTAACATAACGTATGTCAAATTGCACTGCGGAAAAGTTTCCTGTTAGTATTTTTGATTATTTCAAAACGTATATCATAAGAAATAGGATGTTCTAACCATTCTACGTGACGGCCTTTCAACATATCTGTCCAAAATTAATGTTAAACACCTGACATAATAATAAAGATAGATAAATATACATgttattaagttatatataatatattattattattattatttattatacatatatatattatatatatagaaagataaATATACCAGAAGAAAACAAAAAGAATCCAAACTCGCTGTCTTGCCCAATTATTAGTTTTCTTTCCAAAAAGAAGATTGTTCCCCAACCAAACGCCAATTAGATGCAGACCCCAATAACCTGAAGAAGACGATATTGGCCATCATTTATTAAAAACATAACCTATAGTTCTGACTTTGAAATTAAAATAGAGGCAAATTGCATATTACAGTAACGTACATCAAGGGCGTTTATACATTAGGTAGCTAACTTTATTTCCAACTTTATATAATGAACGGATTAGCAAATCAGACTACCGCATCAGCTTTAGCAAATCAGACTTTTTTAAGTGTGGTTACCttaaatttcatttaaaaaaaaaaattgttacctTTTATAACTGAAACAAAAGTTCAATCAATAATATAGAGAATTCAGCTAAAGTGCTTACTTAACCTTTTAATGCAATTTGCCCCAATTAGATATACATATTGAACTGATCAAAACAAGCTATATAAAATACCTCACCAAAAATGCTGTAGATTCCTTCTTTGTTTTGGCTAATAATGTCTGTACTCCGTTCAGGAGAAAGCAAATACACGTTCAAACCACTCATTAGGCAAGCTTGATACCCTGAAAATtggaaaatttataaaataaacgtATAGACATGACAATGAGCATATAATTTATAGACATTAAAAATGAAATAAAGTGATTAAAATCACACACCTATTAATATCAGGAAACCTACAAGCCCACAATACTTTGGCGACACGTTAATAATTGATGTTAAGACGGCTACACCCGCAAGTGTGAAAAAGAAATTCCAGTGAACACCATATTCTCCCACATGAACctatagtaataaaaaaaaaaaaaaggaaaaaaaaaaaaaaagatagcaTTTATTTTGACTTATCGAAATAATTGCCTCAATTTCAGAAACAAAtccattttattattaaaaaaatcatcctttttattCATAAGAGCCTTCACCTGATAGTCAACACCAGCTGTAGAAACAAGTCTAGCAAACCCTAGAACCAGCAATGGGCTAGTAGAGGACAGTGCACTTTTCAAACCCCTAAAATATCACGAAATTGGTAAATACGCATATAAAAAGCAAAAGAATAAAGTCATGTTTATGCACGGCCTGCGGTAGTTTAAACATGTTATACGGTATCACATGTCTTGTGTATCAGAAACTAAAAAAGATGATTTTTTAATCAAAAACTAGCTTGACTCACATTGTTGAGATACCCCGTGCTTGACGTGAAACAAAAGAATTTGCAAAGACAAATGCACCAACTCCAATATCCATCTGATACTCCCCaaagtaatacagataaaatttaGCATAACAAGTACCATACTAAAGAACAatacaaaattttaataaaatatttaagATTCGAAAAAATTATTACCAAACTAGTGCCATAAGTTTCAGTTTTAGCATATCTTCTAGGAAAGATTTTGAAGTCAACAGCTAAAATACAGATACATGTAATAAGCATCTGGCACAAAACATAATAGATACAATATTAGAAAATTCAACAAGTTTCAACAACAATTTTATAGCAATAAATGACCAAATATAATACATAAACATAATATAGTTGTGTTAGGTTACCATAGAAACTCTGTATGATGAGACGTATGCCCTAAAAGAATGACCCCCTGCATCCACATCTGATGAAGATCCATTTCTACATGGATGGCAAATACAATCAAGACTCTGTCATATAATTATAAagattatttaaatttaaatttaatattaaattcAAAAATTCGGTTGATTACTGAATAGTAATATAATTATGAGTTGGACACACGATCAATTGCAATTATATAAGAAAACAAGTTTAACAAGATAGCAGTCATAAATTACTTCTTAGATGCAACAGAGAAAACCAGGACCAATAAAAAAAGGACTCCACTCATATATGTCCAATCTGCTAGAACCTGTTAACTCAAAATTACATACAGAAGTACTTTAAATTCGAGTTATTTTATAATGCTGATAAATGAATGCAAAATTGCATTTCTCACAAGATTTAAGATACTTACTGTACACAACAAAGTGAACGGAAGAACAATAGAGAGAAAATCTACTATCATTGCGATGATGTAGACCCTTGGATTTCTTGATGTAACAGTTGACGTATCCTTTTTCTTTGATAGTTTATCATCTATAACATGATCTGGATATGCAAATGAAATTAAACTAATTGATAGCATCGAATCTGTCGGGGGATTCTGCACAATGTAGAACTTTAATACAAACAAAGAAGTAGAAAAAGGGCAAAATAAACTTTTACATGGTAATTAAAAAAATGTGTGTATAATTGATATTTCTAACAGCTAGCTTCGATGTATTTTTATTGAATATGCCCGTGTAACACACAAGATTATAATCTAGTACATGTGCTAAGTATACGCAGCATAAAATTAACAATGTAGGGAACAACCACATGGTATATGTTTCATACACCATCCCACCATAATTATTATGGTAAGTTTTGTTTCATTGCTTTTTATTAATTGTCAAATACTGCGACATAATATTCATAATTCTAGTAGTAATATACCTGTATTGCAGATACCAATGGTATGTCTCAATAGAATAAGCATCTGATTCAGTCAAAGACATATACAGAAATCAATAATTATAGTCAAGAGAAAACCAAAAATAATATAAACAAAAAGAGAGTTTTAATGTGATATGCTAGAAATCTATAATCAATACAAGAAGTAAACTAGATATGCACCCTAAATGCCTGACTATTTTCTATTAttgaaagtattattgtaaacttacagtttaaaataataaaaaaattaaaaaatttgaaGGCAAGGACCCAAAGTGTAGTTAGTGGAGATTGAACTTGAGTCTCCTTTGGAGATTCCCAAGCATCCAAACTTGCAGCTTATTACCTATACGATTAATTATAGGTTGGGTGTGACACAGAGTTATTTATTCTTCTTCATAAATGTCGGTGTATCTTTGTAGTGAAAATACGATAAAACATATTATGCAAATGTAAAATATTCACCATCTCTAGTGAGCATCATTGCCATGGACGTCCACTTAGGATTTATGAGATTTGGTTTTCCAGAAAAAAGGGGGTAAAGCCAACCCTCAGGCGGCCTCACACTGACCAGTCCCACGGCCAACATGTGAGAGGAAAATTGTGTAACCCATGCTTAGAGGGACATGGGGTTgggattgaacccatgacctccgCTTTATGCTGAATGTTCCTCAACCACTAGGCTACCATCGCGGAGACATTTGGTTTTCCAGAATCTACATATAGGATTTGAATGTTTGTGGACTGAATATCATTTGCGTTTATGGATTGTCATTGAAGCTTGAATCTCAAAAATGTGTAGTGGTTCTGGATTGCGTGTAAATTTCATTTTTCTTCTGTTTAGCAGTTAATGTGTTAACCGAAAAAAGTAACATGTTAAGGTGCAGATGAGTGCAAGGGCGTTGGCAGAGAAGTTTACAATGTGTTTAAATACAACAAGAATCTTAACTAGTCTTGCGCAAGGGAGGAAAGTCAGTTTAGACACCGGGTCTCTAGAGTAGGCCGTGCAACCAGGCACGGGCTTCAGACCAGGCCATGTGATCAGGCATCATGCATTGGTTCACGTGTTGGTCAAACACTTGACATGTACCATTGTTTTTGCTCGAGGAGCAAGTTTAGACATTTGATCATCCGTTCTTATTTCAGTGGACTAAAGTAAAAAAATTAATTGTTCTACTATCCTGCAGGAACAGTTGTACTATTGGTTGAGACATTTTATCAAGCACCTGTTGTGCAATAATCAGTGCTTTATTTTTAATTAAAACTTGACAGTGTGCAGCAACTAAAACAGATTATCAAATTAAATTATCAAACAAAATATAAAAAACTTACTGGAAATAATGCAGAAAGTACAAAAAGTTCAAGAACGGATGATCCAGTTAAGTTGGTAACAAATCTGATAAGCATTACAAAACCAACATTAATATGTCAATtaacaccaccaacaacaacaaaaaagctTCTGGATTTTGATTATTTGTTCAAAACCCTAAAAACATATGTATTAGTTAAGGACATAAAGATATAGACAATAGAAAAGAGAAGATTATTTACTGTTCTTTTAAATGCTTGTTTGGATTGAATGATTTCGTTGAAGTATCCATTTTTTGAGTAGACAAATATTGGAATTATAGTGATAAGATCGCCACTAGCATCTAAATCATCAAAAAACTTAATTTGAGATCACAACCTGCAGTTCCGGTTAAGTGTTGAAAATCACTAACCGGAGCTACTGATTTCCCCAATCTATATTTTATTTTAGATTAAAGTTACACATTTGATCCTTGAACTATCACTCAGTTTACACTAAGAAAGAAGTTAGCAAGAACATACATATATtcttagaaatttttttttttttttttagaaagtcaAGTCGCACATTTTAAtacgaatttttaaagaatatgtagttccatttataatttatataatcgtATTCTTTTAACAGCAGTTTGGGATCATcaaggggactaaaccacccacgtATTCATCTCTTTGCATAACTCGCTCAAACTGTTGCTTAGGAGGAAACccggcccaatccgagggcatgggtgGTAACcaaccacccccccccccccccccaaaacatCCCCGCAACGTGATGTGCGAAAGACACCATTGGGTGGAATTTAAGGGTTAAGGGACAACCCTGTGTGCAATGAACTTCTGATCTCTCGCTACAAGAAGCCGGTCACGGCCACATATTAATGTTACACTAGCATATTTGCTGAAAACTAGTAGAATATAAAAGCATAAGCATATTTATCCAAGTACATGTACACTTCAATTTAACTCGTTAACGTTAACATCAAGTTTAAAGGTTATCTCATATAGAAAACAACAAGAAACAAAACAAAGTATCTCATACTACATGTTCCTAACTAATCCTACTAACTTTCTAATTGTTCGTATAAACAAAATTTCCTTGAAGGGATGTGATATCATCTAGGTTGCTTGAAAGTTGTTGATCATGATATCCTTCAATCGATTTGAACGTGGGAATCAATGTGATTTTTCAAGGCTTTCATATGTACTCATGGTTTATGTACATTACTAGAACTTGATACCTCACCAAATCGAGTATTCCCTGCGGATGTTTTAGTATTGAGTTCTCCAAACTCGGTACAACTTCTTGTCATGTTATGTCCATGAACGAGTTTCGCTTGTATGTGTTCAGGCAATCTTAGTGTAAACCGATCTTCATTTTCACTCGCCTTGCCATTTTTAGCAATTGAATGTCCTGTTGAGTGATTTCTTGAGAATCTTTCGGTTTTTTTACCATCTTCTTTATCTTGTTGATTGATGACGTCAATTGTTACATGCTTCCCTTTGTTGCTTTCTTCTTtggtgttattattgttgtttctCTCATTTTCGTCTCTGATATTGATAGTAAATGTGTCTTCAAGCATCTCGTTTTCATGAATCTCATGCATGGGTGTACTATTTTGCGACAAAGGGGATTTTTCGGGTGAGTTAATTGGTGTTTCGAGGCCCCGTCGACAAAAGGGGCATGATTTATGTGACTCAAGCCAAAGATCGATACACTCTTGATGGAACACATGGTAACATTTTGTTAAAAGTCGGAGGACGTTATCATCCTCAAACTCACACAAACATATAGCACATTCTAACCCATACTTCTCACGTCTATATTCTTTAACATTAGAGTAAATAAACGTAGGGAAAGTGTTTATAATTGCAGGGTCGAGTCCAGGAGGTGCACCACCCCCTGGACCGCCTATATGTACCCCAGAAGGGTTATGACGCGAATTCCATGTGTAAAACACGTTTTGCATGAAACACCTGCAAAAATATATTGTAAAGAAGCCAATAAAGAATATGACGAGGATAATGGTGGTTAAAATGATGGTAACGGGAGGGGATGCTGGAGTTTCTGCTGGCGGTCCAATAGATGCAGGTTCTGTCGTCATTGGCTGAGTCACGAGGTGGTTGTAGGTTGGCCGGAGATCTAAAATTCCGGCCTGGTGGAGGAAAAGATGAATAACAATAACAATGTGAATTAAGTGAAATGTGAAAAGAGTCTATGAAATTTTTGGTTTGCATGTTGCATAGTTTGTGGGACAACAGGATAAAGAAAAGGAGATGGAGAGTGAGAAACTCAAATATATTTGGTAAGAGGGTGATGTGTAGGGTTAGTTTCTCTTCTAATTTTAAGGTGCATATCATCCCATTTGAACGAGTCATATGAGGAACTTATATGAATTTAGTGTCCTAATGAACTTTTTGCATTTTAGGCCATTTGGTTTTTTTAAGCATCCTACATAGTAATGCTGCTTTAAGTTACTAAACTATGGCTAATGACATCTTTTTAGTAGATAAAAAAACAAGTAAAACGGATAAAATTTCAATGTTCAAGCAACCTGATTAAAAGTTAATACTTTTATCTCTAATGTACGCGATTTAAACGGTTATCCCGGGGGAAAAAAAAGTATTTTAGTAGATTAATATGTGTATACATTGTTTATTTGACATTATCCTAATACGAATTAGCAAAGAGTTTCATTTTGACATATCTAAGAAAACATTGGTAACAACTCTATGTTTGGAGTTAGTTTCCCTTTGAGAATTAAGAATAAGCTATAAAAATACTAGTACAAAAAGAAACAGAGTCACTAAGTAAACAGGCCCTTAATAGGCAGAAATTCTGTGATGAAGGTGAAGCTAGTACATGTAACCTGTATCATAATCTAAGATGCAAACAACAACAtaattaccaaaaaaaaaaaaaaaaaaagcatttaGAACCATGCAGTCTAGGGAAAGAGAGGTACAAACACAGTTCTCGTCGATAACAGTTTTAAAGCGGAACTTAGAAAAATAACAAACACAATAATATAATCTAATCATGCCCAGAACTTATTCGATGTCATCAATCCAGTCCCCATAAATACGACTAATTTTATCGGGGCCCTTCCATTTCTGAAACCTCCGGCCAGTTCTTGGAATAACGCCTGGCAGCCGAGAAGGAACCCCGACATGGTAACCGTCTGAATGAGCGGCTGATTGGCCACCAGCTACAATTGTCTCAACAGGTGTCTTTGAAGCTTGCTTGTTTGGGTCCATGGAAGTAGGAGAATCTTTGGAATCTATATCAACAAGCCCACCACCATATCGATGCAGTTCTGCCAAAAGAAGCATTATAATCCATATATTTGAAGACAATTAAAAGTGGAATAAATGCATTCATCATATATTATTATATCATTCATAATCAACTGTGTTGTATAAACGACGTCCGTTAtgacgcccgttgcggcgttttgaTGACTAGCCCGTCTCGACCTCGTGCCGTCTTCTAATAagtcggtcaacggtcaaaagttgGGTCAAATGCTGGAAAGGTCGGGTCAACGCTGGTCAAAACTCAAAAAATTCG includes these proteins:
- the LOC139854926 gene encoding RING-H2 finger protein ATL29-like is translated as MTTEPASIGPPAETPASPPVTIILTTIILVIFFIGFFTIYFCRCFMQNVFYTWNSRHNPSGVHIGGPGGGAPPGLDPAIINTFPTFIYSNVKEYRREKYGLECAICLCEFEDDNVLRLLTKCYHVFHQECIDLWLESHKSCPFCRRGLETPINSPEKSPLSQNSTPMHEIHENEMLEDTFTINIRDENERNNNNNTKEESNKGKHVTIDVINQQDKEDGKKTERFSRNHSTGHSIAKNGKASENEDRFTLRLPEHIQAKLVHGHNMTRSCTEFGELNTKTSAGNTRFGEVSSSSNVHKP
- the LOC139852904 gene encoding uncharacterized protein At4g17910, which gives rise to MDTSTKSFNPNKHLKEQFVTNLTGSSVLELFVLSALFPMLILLRHTIGICNTDHVIDDKLSKKKDTSTVTSRNPRVYIIAMIVDFLSIVLPFTLLCTVLADWTYMSGVLFLLVLVFSVASKKNGSSSDVDAGGHSFRAYVSSYRVSMMLITCICILAVDFKIFPRRYAKTETYGTSLMDIGVGAFVFANSFVSRQARGISTMGLKSALSSTSPLLVLGFARLVSTAGVDYQVHVGEYGVHWNFFFTLAGVAVLTSIINVSPKYCGLVGFLILIGYQACLMSGLNVYLLSPERSTDIISQNKEGIYSIFGYWGLHLIGVWLGNNLLFGKKTNNWARQRVWILFVFFWCLTLILDRYVERPSRRMCNLTYVMLVLATNLEVLAIMMLSDYIPGRKVSLLEQAINRNLLAYFILANLLTGLVNLSMDTLSVPPLTAVLILIAYGFIICAAAAFADYNGIKLKFW